The following proteins are co-located in the Spirosoma montaniterrae genome:
- a CDS encoding DUF4254 domain-containing protein gives MNATSANDIFRQSIRDYHRADHVDTPIDNPYPSGDFAHLLYRKNWIDTVQWHLEDLIRSPDIQPGELVAVKRRIDQSNQDRTDVVEIMDSVLYQQFAQITPKPTARMNSETPAWLLDRMSILQLKIYHFAEQTDRTDVSDEHRQRAAQKLAVLQEQEADLARCFDELLDDIQTGNRYVKVYRQMKMYNDPTLNPVLYKK, from the coding sequence ATGAACGCTACTTCCGCCAACGATATTTTCCGGCAGAGCATCCGGGATTACCACCGCGCCGACCATGTTGATACGCCCATCGACAACCCTTATCCATCGGGCGATTTCGCCCACCTGCTGTACCGCAAAAACTGGATCGACACGGTGCAGTGGCATCTCGAAGACCTCATCCGCAGCCCCGATATACAGCCCGGCGAATTGGTAGCCGTAAAACGCCGAATCGACCAGTCGAATCAGGACCGGACCGACGTGGTTGAAATCATGGATTCTGTTTTATACCAGCAATTCGCGCAGATTACGCCCAAACCCACGGCCAGAATGAACTCCGAAACCCCCGCGTGGCTGCTCGACCGCATGTCGATTCTACAACTGAAAATATACCACTTCGCCGAGCAAACCGACCGCACCGACGTTTCGGACGAACACCGGCAACGGGCCGCCCAGAAACTCGCCGTCTTGCAGGAACAGGAAGCCGACCTCGCCCGCTGCTTCGACGAACTGCTCGACGACATTCAAACCGGCAACCGCTACGTGAAGGTCTACCGCCAGATGAAAATGTACAACGACCCCACCCTGAATCCGGTGCTGTATAAAAAGTGA
- a CDS encoding molybdopterin molybdotransferase MoeA, whose product MLSVFDAFALTQQHLLTLPNETIPLTDALGRVLRQPVRADRDFPPFHRVAMDGIAIRFADYAAGQRTFPITGTQFAGQPQQTLTEAGTCLEVMTGAMLPVSTDTVVRYEDVQTTQKQATITVDDLAEGQHVHHQATDRRANDELMPVGTQLGPAEIAVAVSVGQVHVSVGVLPRVALISTGDELVGIADTPLPYQIRQSNTFMLQAALRSLGIAATVHHIRDDKALLRDRLANLLETNDILIVSGGVSAGKADFVPGILMELGVQQLFHKIDQRPGKPLWFGTRVAAGEPQRTVFGLPGNPVSTVLCGYRYVLPYLRASLGLPPQPAQFAQLAAPVTFRPPLTYFLPVRLASEPDGRTVAHPLPGSGSADFANLLDTNAFMELPASRSEFGAGEAFQVWPTR is encoded by the coding sequence GTGCTTTCCGTTTTCGACGCCTTCGCCCTTACGCAGCAACACCTGCTTACGCTGCCCAACGAAACGATTCCGCTGACCGATGCGCTCGGTCGGGTGTTGCGCCAGCCGGTGCGGGCCGACCGCGATTTTCCGCCGTTTCACCGGGTTGCAATGGATGGTATCGCCATTCGCTTCGCTGACTATGCTGCCGGGCAGCGCACGTTTCCGATCACGGGAACGCAGTTTGCCGGGCAACCGCAACAAACGCTGACCGAAGCAGGCACGTGTCTGGAAGTAATGACCGGAGCCATGTTGCCGGTCAGCACCGATACGGTAGTGCGCTACGAAGACGTGCAGACCACCCAGAAACAGGCGACCATTACCGTCGATGATTTGGCAGAAGGCCAGCACGTTCATCATCAGGCTACTGACAGGCGGGCAAACGATGAACTGATGCCAGTCGGCACGCAGCTTGGCCCCGCCGAAATAGCGGTGGCGGTGTCGGTCGGGCAGGTACATGTATCGGTTGGTGTGCTGCCCCGCGTGGCGTTGATTTCTACGGGCGATGAGTTGGTTGGCATTGCCGATACGCCCCTGCCCTACCAGATTCGGCAATCGAACACGTTTATGCTGCAAGCCGCGCTACGGTCGCTGGGTATTGCGGCCACTGTGCATCACATCCGCGACGATAAAGCGTTGCTCCGCGACCGATTGGCTAACCTGCTCGAAACCAACGATATACTAATTGTAAGCGGGGGCGTATCGGCGGGTAAAGCTGATTTTGTGCCGGGCATTCTGATGGAGTTGGGCGTACAGCAACTTTTCCACAAAATTGACCAGCGGCCCGGCAAACCGCTCTGGTTCGGCACCCGCGTGGCCGCTGGCGAACCGCAGCGAACGGTGTTTGGCTTGCCCGGCAACCCGGTCTCAACGGTCTTGTGCGGCTATCGCTATGTGCTGCCCTATCTGCGGGCCTCGCTCGGTTTGCCGCCCCAACCAGCACAGTTTGCCCAGTTGGCCGCGCCCGTCACGTTCCGCCCCCCACTGACCTATTTTCTGCCCGTGCGTCTCGCGTCAGAACCCGACGGGCGTACCGTAGCGCATCCGCTGCCGGGTTCGGGTTCGGCTGATTTTGCCAACCTGCTCGATACCAATGCGTTTATGGAACTGCCCGCCAGCCGCAGCGAGTTCGGCGCGGGCGAAGCGTTTCAGGTATGGCCGACGCGGTGA